In Candidatus Nanopelagicales bacterium, the genomic window ACTTGCCCAGGGGTTGGCCGCGGAGATCGTCTTCGCGGTATTCGGCTACCGGGTCTGGAACCGTTTGACCGCCGGGATCGCTACGGCCTTGGCAGCCGTTGCGGGGACAACGCTTGACGTCACTTTCTACTTCCCGTTCTGGACCGAGGCGTGGAAGCAGGCGTACGTGTCGGCGGGGTGCTTGAGCGGGCTGGTGCTTGGGACAGTGCTGGCGCCATGGATCGTGAGGCGGCTGGCTTCGGCTGGAGCGCTAGACGCGATGCCGTCAGGTCGCGCGGCGCGGCTGGTGGCCGGGGAATGATGGACACGGCGGTGGGCGTGAGCGCCCGGCAATTCGGATGGCGCTATGCGGGGCGGTCCAGATGGGCCTTCAGGAATGTTGATCTTGAAATCGCTCCCGGTGAGCGCGTGCTGATCGCCGGTGGATCCGGTGTCGGCAAGTCGACCCTGCTGCGGGCGCTCGCGGCCATTGGCGGCGAGGCGGAATCCGCGGAGACAGCGGGGACGATCAAGTATCGCCGCGGGTCGCGCGAGATCGCGGCCGCTGATGTGGGTCAGCAAGTCGGCCTGATGATGCAGGATCCAGAGACCAATCTGATCCTGACGAAGGTCGGCGACGATGTCGCCTTCGGGCTGGAGAACGCTCAGGTCGACCGGGCCGCGATCTGGCCAAGGGTCGAGCGATCGCTCGGGGTCGTGGGATTCCCGTATGGATTGGAGCGGCCGACGTCTGCCCTGTCGGGCGGCGAGAAGCAGCGGGTGGCGCTGGCCGGGCTTTTGGTCCGGAAGCCGGGCTTGCTCATCCTCGACGAGCCGACCGCGAATCTGGATACAGAGGGCGCCGCCATGACGGTAAGTGCCCTCCAGGGAGTGCTGGCCGACTCCGGGTCGACGCTGGTGTTGGTGGAGCACCGCCTTGCTGACGTGGTCGATCTCGTGGATCGGATCGTCGTCCTTCAGCCCGAGGGCATCCTGTTCGACGGTCCAACCGCTGAAGTCCTGCGATCGAGGGGATCGGAGCTGGCTGATCTGGGCATCTTCGTGCCGGGCGTGGACCCGATGCTGGGTTCCCGGCCGCGGATTCCGCGAAATCGGCCATATATGGCCGGAATCGGCACAAGATCACCCGCTGCGCAAGAAACGGCCGTTCTTTCCGCGCGGGATGTGGTCATTCGGCGGGTCAAGAAGGGCCCGCCGGTGGTGGACGGGGTTTCGCTTCGCGCATCTCGGTCGACCGCTGTTGCCGTCATGGGCCCGAACGGGGCTGGGAAGTCGACGCTCGCGCGAGCCCTCGGCGGCCTGATGCGTCCGAGCCGGGGCAGCGTGACGGCGGCTGGAAGGGATAAGCCACTGCACCGCTACCGCTCGCGTGATCTTTGCCGCGTTGTCGGAAGCGTTTTTCAGGAGCCCGAGCATCAGTTCGTGGCCACGTCTGCTCGCGCGGAACTGGCGATCGGCGCCCGGGCGTCTGGGCTGCCGCGCAGGCAGGCTTGGGAGCGGGCTGACCTGCTTCTCGGTGAGTTGCATTTGGAAGACGTGGCCCGCGCGAACCCTTACACGTTGTCCGGAGGGGAGAAGCGCCGGCTCGCTGTGGGGGCGGCCTTGGCTGGTGGCCCCGGCGCGCTCGTGTTGGACGAGCCGACGTTCGGGCAGGACTTGAACACGTGGCGCGCGACAGTCGAGCTGCTGATCAGGCAGCTGGATGATCAGCGGGCACTAGTTGTCGTGACGCACGATGCGGCGCTGGTCAGGGCGTTAGGCGCCGTCGAGTACCGGATGGCCAAGGGGCGTCTGCGGCTGGACGCCGACAAGATGGGGGGTGATCCTCTATGAGCCTGGAGTTCGGACAGGGCGTCGAGACATCAGGTGTTTGGTCCTGCGTTGGCCGGCTCAACGCGGTAACGAAGCTGGTCATTACCGCTTTGGTCACGATCGGGCTGCTATTGAGCGTTGATCACACGACGGCTGGAGTGATCCTCATCGGCGAGCTTGTCGCGCTGCCGTTCTTCGGGCTCCGGCCAAGAACGGTGGTCGTCAGGTCCGGATTCCTCGTGGCGATCGCCGCGATCCTGACGCTCGTCAACGCCCTTTTCAGCTCGAATCACGAGGGCTACCTGATCCTCGACTGGGGGTCGTTCTCCCTGTCGACCGGAGGCCTCGTGCAGGCTTCAGCCATCGGGCTACGCGTTCTGGCTTTGTCACTGCCGGCCGTCTTGCTGCTGTCGACTACGGACCCGACGCTCATGGCGGACGGGCTGCGGCAGATCGTCCGGGTCCCGTCCAGGTACGCGCTGTCCATGCTCGTCGGCCTGCGGGTCTTGCCGCTGCTCGCCTTCGACTGGCGTGAGATATCCGACGCGCGCCGCGCACGAGGACTCGCCGGTCGTGGCCCCGCGTCCGCGGTTCACGGGGCGATGAGTCGTTTGGTGGGTCTGCTGGTGGAAGCCTTGCGCAGGGCCGTTCGCCTTTCGGTCGCGATGGAAGCCCGAGGCTTCGACCCGTATGCCGCGCGAACCAACGCGCGTCAATCGACTCTCGGCGGACAGGACATGGCAGCGGTCCTGGTGTGTTTGGCACTGGTTGGGCTGGCTACGGCGCTCGCTGTTGCCCAGGGCCAGTGGAGCTTCGTCCTCGCCTGGCCGTTCTGAGCCGCCGCCGCGACAAGCCCAGGGGCCGGGGCAAGATGCAGGTCTCAGGAAGACAACTCGCCCCACACGTGCCATACAACAGTCATCTTCCGTTCCTCGGGTCAGGTTCTTGTGGTTCCTGGGCAAGTTACGGGATGTAGCGGAACAGGTTGGGCAGCAGGAAACCGTACTTGAAGTGACCGTTGGCCATGTCGCTGACCTGGTCCCCGACACTGGCAATGATATGGAAACCTCGCGCATGCAGCGCTCTCCTGGCGCGGGCCTTATACACGGCTGCCGAAAGAGTCTCCTCGTATGCCGACCTGAGACGAAGAGATTGCCAACCGGTGATCCCACGCCTGGTAAGACAATCTTTCGTCGCGCGACGCTGCGTCTCCCGTCGGCCAGTGATGAGGGCTAATCTCACTCCTAAATCGCGCAACTTCAGGAAGAGCTTCCTCACGGGTACGTTCGCTGGAGATCCGCAGCTGGCAACCCACGCGTTGTAGCCCGTTGGGTCAAGGCTGAAGGCAGGGCTGGTCGTTGAGTAGAAGCGGTAGTTGTTGAGCAGCGTGTCATCGATGTCGAAGACCACCATCGCGCGGCAGTCCTTGACCGCCCTTCGCCGCGTGCCCGCGCAGTTACTCTCAATCCATTGTCTTACAGCGCGCATCGCTGCGTGGCTCACTTGCCGCTGATCACGCTTGGCGCGTCCCGATCTGTAATAGCGGTTTAGTTGCGCCGCGAACCCCGGACCAGCGGTATAGGTGGTCTTGGAGTCGAGTGACGGCAGGTTCTGGCCGGTCCCAATGATCAGCCGTCCCCTGGCGATCTTGCCTGGATCAACCTGGACCAGCTCCGCTTGGGCCGGGATCACTCCGATCAGCAGAGCTAGCGACACGATCGCTGTGAGTGTAAGTCGCCGGGCACGGGCTACCCGGGAAGGCGTACTGGCGGAACGGATTGGCTGAGTGTTCACTGCGCTCCCTTAGGTTCAGGCGATCCTGGTCAGGATAGCCCTGGCCACCGATCCGCTGCCACCGAACCAACCCGATCCACGGCGGCGAACCACGCCGCCTGTCACCGGAAGGCACTGCCCGAGACACAAGTCGGGAAACTACATCGCCGCAGGATCGTAGGCGCAGGCTGGATCTTCGGCAAGTGGATCGCCGTAGGCGGCGAA contains:
- a CDS encoding ATP-binding cassette domain-containing protein, with product MMDTAVGVSARQFGWRYAGRSRWAFRNVDLEIAPGERVLIAGGSGVGKSTLLRALAAIGGEAESAETAGTIKYRRGSREIAAADVGQQVGLMMQDPETNLILTKVGDDVAFGLENAQVDRAAIWPRVERSLGVVGFPYGLERPTSALSGGEKQRVALAGLLVRKPGLLILDEPTANLDTEGAAMTVSALQGVLADSGSTLVLVEHRLADVVDLVDRIVVLQPEGILFDGPTAEVLRSRGSELADLGIFVPGVDPMLGSRPRIPRNRPYMAGIGTRSPAAQETAVLSARDVVIRRVKKGPPVVDGVSLRASRSTAVAVMGPNGAGKSTLARALGGLMRPSRGSVTAAGRDKPLHRYRSRDLCRVVGSVFQEPEHQFVATSARAELAIGARASGLPRRQAWERADLLLGELHLEDVARANPYTLSGGEKRRLAVGAALAGGPGALVLDEPTFGQDLNTWRATVELLIRQLDDQRALVVVTHDAALVRALGAVEYRMAKGRLRLDADKMGGDPL
- a CDS encoding HAD family acid phosphatase — translated: MSLALLIGVIPAQAELVQVDPGKIARGRLIIGTGQNLPSLDSKTTYTAGPGFAAQLNRYYRSGRAKRDQRQVSHAAMRAVRQWIESNCAGTRRRAVKDCRAMVVFDIDDTLLNNYRFYSTTSPAFSLDPTGYNAWVASCGSPANVPVRKLFLKLRDLGVRLALITGRRETQRRATKDCLTRRGITGWQSLRLRSAYEETLSAAVYKARARRALHARGFHIIASVGDQVSDMANGHFKYGFLLPNLFRYIP
- a CDS encoding ECF transporter S component, yielding MRAKFTRGRWRVVDLVSVAVIGSTFGVVYWAWNQLWLVSTPLFVAYPPTQALLYGVWMLPQVIAALVVRRPGAAVFGSMSAVVISAFLGNVFGLTVLIYGLAQGLAAEIVFAVFGYRVWNRLTAGIATALAAVAGTTLDVTFYFPFWTEAWKQAYVSAGCLSGLVLGTVLAPWIVRRLASAGALDAMPSGRAARLVAGE
- a CDS encoding energy-coupling factor transporter transmembrane component T, with the translated sequence MSLEFGQGVETSGVWSCVGRLNAVTKLVITALVTIGLLLSVDHTTAGVILIGELVALPFFGLRPRTVVVRSGFLVAIAAILTLVNALFSSNHEGYLILDWGSFSLSTGGLVQASAIGLRVLALSLPAVLLLSTTDPTLMADGLRQIVRVPSRYALSMLVGLRVLPLLAFDWREISDARRARGLAGRGPASAVHGAMSRLVGLLVEALRRAVRLSVAMEARGFDPYAARTNARQSTLGGQDMAAVLVCLALVGLATALAVAQGQWSFVLAWPF